One Fusarium falciforme chromosome 1, complete sequence genomic window carries:
- a CDS encoding Serine/threonine-protein phosphatase, whose product MAASVPRPGPANLGPNAGLDEWLEEAKQCHYLPERAMKELCEKVKEILMEESNIQPVCTPVTVCGDIHGQFYDLLELFRVSGGMPGESNVQAPKTATTVITSDDIEPPTEITNPKLRKKIKASGDGAATSGAEGEEGEGDDAEEDPDATVADRLDSGVAVTASSSQSADTRYIFLGDFVDRGYFSLETFTLLMCLKAKYPDRIVLVRGNHESRQITQVYGFYEECQQKYGNASVWKACCHVFDFLVLAAIIDGEILCVHGGLSPEIRTIDQIRVVARAQEIPHEGAFCDLVWSDPEDVETWAISPRGAGWLFGDKVATEFNHVNGLKLIARAHQLVNEGYKYHFPENSVVTVWSAPNYCYRCGNVASIMAVDKDLNPKFSIFSAVPDDQRHVPANRRGPGDYFL is encoded by the exons ATGGCTGCAAGTGTACCTCGACCGGGCCCCGCGAACCTGGGGCCCAATGCTGGCCTTGATGAGTGGCTGGAGGAGGCGAAGCAGTGCCACTACCTGCCTGAGAGGGCCATGAAGGAATTGTgcgagaaggtcaaggagatttTGATGGAAG AGTCCAACATCCAGCCGGTCTGCACCCCTGTCACCGTGTGCGGCGACATCCACGGCCAGTTCTACgatctcctcgagctcttcCGTGTTTCTGGCGGTATGCCAGGCGAGTCCAACGTGCAGGCGCCAAAGACCGCGACCACAGTCATCACCTCGGACGACATCGAGCCGCCTACCGAGATCACAAACCCTaagctgaggaagaagataaAGGCTTCAGGCGATGGGGCGGCGACGAGCGGAGCTGAaggggaggagggcgagggagACGACGCCGAAGAGGACCCCGATGCGACGGTGGCAGACCGCTTAGACTCTGGAGTTGCCGTTACTGCGTCGTCAAGTCAGAGCGCCGATACCCGATATATCTTCCTGGGAGATTTTGTGGATCGAGGATACTTCAGTTTGGAAACCTTCACATTACTAATGTGCTTGAAGGCCAA GTATCCAGACAGAATAGTCCTGGTCCGCGGTAACCACGAATCGCGGCAGATTACCCAGGTCTACGGATTTTACGAGGAGTGCCAGCAAAAGTACGGCAACGCCTCAGTCTGGAAGGCCTGCTGCCATGTGTTTGACTTTCTTGTCCTCGCCGCCATTATCGATGGCGAGATTCTTTGCGTCCACGGAGGGCTGAGCCCCGAGATTAGGACTATTGATCAGATCCGAGTGGTTGCTCGAGCCCAGGAGATCCCCCATGAGGGTGCGTTCTGTGACCTTGTGTGGTCAGATCCCGAAGATGTCGAAACATGGGCCATTAGCCCTCGTGGTGCTGGTTGGCTGTTTGGAGACAAGGTAGCGACGGAGTTTAATCATGTCAACGGTTTGAAGTTGATTGCTCGAGCCCATCAGCTCGTCAACGAGGGATACAAG TATCACTTTCCAGAGAACTCGGTGGTGACTGTGTGGTCAGCACCCAACTACTGTTACCGCTGCGGCAACGTTGCATCTATCATGGCCGTGGACAAGGATCTAAACCCGAAATTTAGCATCTTCTCGGCTGTTCCTGATGACCAGAGGCACGTCCCGGCGAACAGGAGGGGCCCTGGTGATTACTTCCTGTGA
- a CDS encoding HAP1 N-terminal domain-containing protein codes for MPEMTSRRFYVETSPEGRPQFVTVKRSRSYHHHRHSCDYYKVSREEWKTLVKQNQQLEEANQDFAAQNETLRARLHNAEAETHRLCHVVIPQLRDQVEHLAAENECLRRSIDNSCDSTSRSHREMDNLRAKVCRLEKENKTLKDENGDLRYRVCQLSKQIDHNLSRRVADLTKQIEYWTNQSGFWKKTYEELRERHIGLITVVESKTEKIEVYEDILKRRRVC; via the coding sequence ATGCCCGAAATGACATCTCGACGCTTCTACGTTGAGACCAGCCCCGAGGGGCGGCCTCAGTTCGTCACTGTCAAGCGATCCCGATCCTACCATCACCACCGTCACTCCTGCGACTACTACAAGGTCAGCCGTGAAGAGTGGAAGACTCTTGTCAAGCAGAACCAGCAGCTTGAAGAGGCCAACCAGGACTTTGCTGCTCAGAACGAGACTCTGAGGGCGAGGCTCCATAACGCAGAGGCCGAGACTCATCGCCTGTGCCATGTCGTTATCCCTCAGCTCAGGGACCAAGTCGAGCACCTTGCGGCCGAGAATGAGTGCCTCCGTCGATCCATCGACAATTCCTGCGACTCTACATCCCGGAGCCATCGCGAAATGGATAATCTGCGGGCCAAGGTCTGCCGTCTGGAAAAGGAGAACAAGACGCTGAAGGACGAGAACGGTGACCTCCGCTACCGTGTGTGCCAGCTGTCCAAACAGATCGACCATAACCTCAGCCGCCGTGTCGCCGACTTGACCAAGCAGATCGAGTACTGGACCAACCAATCTGGCTTCTGGAAGAAGACGTACGAGGAGCTGCGGGAGCGCCACATTGGTCTCATCACTGTTGTCGAGTCCAAGACGGAGAAGATTGAGGTCTACGAGGATATCCTCAAGCGGCGACGTGTCTGTTAA
- a CDS encoding Protein kinase domain-containing protein: MPQWWVDSRIEATVTRPFVLSQLLPDEIERLDRPVAFGGEDLTERTYWESIRNDAPRMFLILVDLGVPDQIFGVIDDGWDDAELPIALEDVDRLALTAVRDEKVEKKFYQRQFHYLLKPLQRGSHLAYGDHEVVPLDVVERSPLATHKSHAIDKVKLPNVSGAFFCRRRYSLGAGPGAIPISEFLDAIQGIKGLQNEHMVSYWASYTHNGFGYVLFSPPSDLTLKSFLATTPSQFKHLAKTRRRELLMNWILCLVDTLCYLHSKNRSHGYIKPSTIFFTNQNHIFFSDSTRLTPDAVILHTDKSSFDREWYDYAAPEQWARPAGASSPPNRFTPPEDSHFNMMQHYNSNSSTAMFLASNAHLSAQQADIFSLGCIILEILSLLVKKSSSKFAAFRSAKHKTAGRGGAVLDTSFHKNLGQVEAWMSGLAKDASRKASPGKDDSNFFQGVTPILHVVTGMLSANPYDRPPAIEVQQRIYQIMTEVCGISEPHCVHQYSQDLETSFGGLQIQSNVGSVVGRSQYQASVGHGTMRTYQHSRNSSSGEYSQGSRTTTSSEAEVDGLYMSGHPSPPQMMPQGTWSRMTNAQGQLYAAGP; this comes from the coding sequence ATGCCACAGTGGTGGGTCGACTCTCGCATCGAAGCCACCGTCACCCGGCCCTTCGTCCTGAGCCAGCTTCTCCCGGATGAGATTGAGCGCCTAGATCGTCCCGTCGCCTTTGGCGGCGAGGACCTCACCGAGCGCACCTACTGGGAGAGCATCCGGAACGATGCCCCCCGCATGTTCCTCATCCTGGTCGACCTTGGCGTGCCCGATCAGATCTTTGGAGTTATTGACGATGGTTGGGACGACGCCGAGCTTCCCATTGCCCTCGAGGACGTGGACCGACTCGCGCTGACTGCAGTCCGTGACGAAAAGGTCGAAAAGAAGTTCTACCAGCGTCAATTCCATTACCTCCTCAAGCCTCTGCAGCGCGGGAGCCACCTTGCGTACGGCGACCACGAGGTTGTGCCCCTCGATGTTGTTGAGCGATCTCCCCTGGCCACTCACAAGTCCCATGCTATCGACAAGGTGAAGCTCCCCAATGTTTCGGGGGCGTTCTTTTGTCGCCGGCGATATTCCCTGGGCGCAGGGCCTGGCGCCATACCGATATCCGAGTTTCTAGACGCCATCCAAGGGATCAAGGGGCTGCAGAACGAGCACATGGTCTCGTACTGGGCGTCTTACACTCACAATGGATTCGGATACGTTCTTTTCTCGCCGCCGAGCGACCTCACGCTCAAGTCGTTTCTGGCGACGACACCATCTCAGTTCAAGCACCTGGCAAAGACACGCCGTAGGGAGCTCCTAATGAACTGGATTCTGTGCCTAGTCGACACCCTCTGCTATCTCCATAGCAAGAATCGATCGCACGGCTACATCAAACCATCaaccatcttcttcaccaaccAGAACcacatcttcttctccgacTCCACTCGACTAACTCCCGACGCTGTTATTCTTCACACGGATAAGTCATCTTTCGATCGAGAATGGTATGACTATGCAGCGCCAGAGCAATGGGCACGGCCTGCGGGCGCGTCGAGTCCGCCAAACCGATTCACGCCTCCCGAGGACAGTCACTTTAACATGATGCAGCACTACAACTCCAACTCGTCCACAGCAATGTTTCTAGCCTCAAACGCGCATCTAAGCGCCCAGCAGGCCGATATATTCTCACTAGGATGCATCATACTAGAAATTCTATCACTGCTGGTCAAAAAGTCATCAAGCAAGTTCGCGGCTTTCCGGTCTGCGAAACACAAGACGGCTGGGCGAGGTGGTGCGGTATTGGACACGTCTTTCCACAAGAATCTGGGCCAAGTAGAAGCATGGATGTCGGGCCTCGCCAAAGACGCCTCTCGGAAAGCGTCGCCAGGCAAGGATGACTCAAACTTCTTCCAAGGAGTCACTCCCATACTACATGTTGTCACGGGTATGTTGTCGGCCAATCCATATGACCGGCCTCCTGCCATTGAGGTACAGCAACGCATCTACCAGATCATGACGGAGGTCTGCGGCATCTCGGAGCCACATTGTGTGCACCAATACTCGCAGGACCTTGAAACCTCGTTTGGTGGGCTACAGATCCAATCCAACGTTGGCAGCGTGGTGGGTCGGTCGCAGTATCAAGCCAGCGTCGGTCACGGTACGATGCGGACATACCAGCACAGCCGGAATAGCAGTAGTGGCGAGTACTCACAGGGTAGCCGCACGACGACCAGCAGCGAGGCCGAAGTGGACGGTCTCTACATGAGTGGGCATCCAAGTCCACCACAGATGATGCCGCAGGGCACTTGGTCGCGAATGACCAATGCTCAGGGCCAGCTCTATGCGGCAGGTCCATAA
- a CDS encoding HTH myb-type domain-containing protein — protein sequence MMAEPAQPDLSAAMSPTGIKQETNILDGLDLDSMLQAATKRPFDGNTNGDESSKRVKTETEPAHDNAFEPDPGAEESLEDGLALLVQNALNNVGDLVSQFTQDANMAQTTNDPMDVDPAPIPEASLPPPPVTFLSDPQKYLRKASRHALGNMALSILLLFSQSFDDSIKPIREAESQHAKAFRNLQTSFEQIKQIYSTSAILSADELELQDHESRTILDLANLAQFAIWLLQTTPSYSNAHQNFHSIFRGQVSDLGSDALDLYLSLKTQVAIDALATKTPEQQSGPILDDAIISGMEDKLRGLHHNSDLTPADQEFISSVRSRKDALQGEAQPDTASLREKYKVDDLLAQVATCVKTRLALMSDLGSRLGHPMPSSEETAVDLLGDAAGNDDPDLDLDDLSSFFEKTTSGLVQDALAGLTETNPEPTPTPATETVEQPAAAEPTKSPEKAEPSSTPQTNGKVDFMTDYKELEALVAESTSNYVKTTLHGLSPVPYQPTVPTSTTQSYLSQLQQSHAQHPYYSYTHSIPEPPPPPPEPGQNLPPNQTCPSAVLYDKARQAAISKSSAHTRREGLHSTRRPWTQEEEKALMAGLDMVKGPHWSQILTLFGQNGTISDILKDRTQVQLKDKARNLKLFFLKTNSEMPYYLQAVTGELKTRAPTQAARKEAEERARLNSEEDQARIQGIMTLAGGLQNPPQGRAAGTPASAVGQAVMTPAQAASAAQAASTQHGSPAQHQTPTHSYNSATSSGYPPSSLPQARPSLMTATQQSHQSTPQQPARPQAPHTPRAQQQHLPQQQQPQSAMHSPAQARSHTSTPVGQMHHSPPAHHTPTPQPAPAQPAQPQYSPPQHSQLTFPSPPPTAPVHTMQMPHVPAPEPQHDMHDNAAEAALLQGLQAAVAESL from the exons ATGATGGCTGAGCCCGCCCAGCCCGATCTCAGCGCGGCCATGTCCCCGACGG GCATCAAGCAAGAGACAAACAtcctcgacggcctcgacCTGGACTCGATGCTGCAAGCTGCGACCAAGCGTCCCTTCGATGGAAACACCAATGGCGACGAGTCCTCCAAGAGGGTcaagaccgagaccgagcCTGCCCACGATAACGCGTTCGAGCCAGATCCAGGCGCCGAAGAATCGCTAGAAGATGGGCTTGCGCTTCTGGTTCAGAATGCGCTCAACAATGTCGGCGATCTGGTGTCCCAGTTCACTCAGGACGCAAACATGGCTCAGACGACAAATGATCCGATGGATGTTGATCCCGCGCCCATCCCCGAAGCTTCTCTCCCTCCACCCCCCGTAACCTTCCTCTCTGACCCTCAAAAATACCTTCGTAAGGCCAGTCGACATGCGCTCGGCAACATG GCTCTCTCTATCCTCCTCTTGTTCTCGCAATCCTTCGACGACTCAATAAAGCCGATTCGAGAAGCGGAATCGCAACATGCCAAGGCTTTCCGGAACCTGCAGACTTCCTTTGAGCAGATCAAGCAAATCTACTCTACCAGCGCCATTCTATCGGCTGATGAGCTGGAGCTCCAAGACCATGAATCCCGCaccatcctcgacctcgCGAATCTCGCCCAATTCGCCATTTGGCTACTCCAGACTACACCATCGTATTCCAACGCTCATCAGAACTTTCACTCCATATTTCGAGGACAAGTCTCCGACCTTGGTTCTGATGCACTCGATCTGTACCTGTCCCTCAAGACTCAAGTGGCGATTGACGCGCTTGCTACGAAAACGCCAGAACAACAGTCCGGGCCTATATTGGATGACGCCATAATAAGCGGGATGGAGGATAAGCTACGTGGGCTTCATCACAATTCGGATCTGACACCAGCAGATCAGGAGTTCATCTCATCTGTACGATCAAGGAAAGACGCGCTTCAGGGCGAGGCGCAACCCGACACTG CATCTCTAAGGGAAAAGTACAAAGTGGATGACTTGCTGGCTCAAGTTGCTACTTGTGTCAAGACTCGACTGGCGTTGATGTCGGATCTCGGATCAAGGCTGGGCCATCCCATGCCATCCAGTGAGGAGACTGCGGTTGACCTATTGGGTGACGCGGCCGGAAATGACGATCCCGATCTCGACTTGGACGATCTATCTTCCTTCTTTGAGAAGACAACCTCGGGTCTTGTCCAGGACGCTCTGGCTGGTTTGACCGAGACCAACCCAgagccaacaccaacacctgCAACTGAAACAGTTGAACAACCGGCTGCAGCCGAACCCACAAAGAGCCCCGAGAAGGCAGAGCCTTCTTCGACGCCTCAGACAAATGGCAAGGTGGACTTTATGACGGACTATAAGGAGTTGGAGGCTCTTGTGGCCGAGAGTACTTCAAATTACGTCAAGACCACATTACACGGGCTATCTCCAGTCCCATATCAGCCAACCGTACCTACAAGTACAA CGCAATCGTATCTCAGCCAACTCCAGCAGTCACATGCTCAACATCCTTACTACTCATACACACATAGCATAcctgagcctcctcctcctcctccggagCCTGGTCAAAACTTGCCGCCGAATCAAACCTGCCCAAGTGCTGTCTTGTATGACAAGGCGAGACAGGCGGCAATCTCAAAGTCGTCCGCCCACACTAGGAGAGAGGGTCTCCACTCGACACGCCGCCCTTGgactcaagaagaagaaaaggcaCTCATGGCTGGTCTTGACATGGTCAAGGGTCCTCACTGGAGTCAAATACTCACTCTGTTTGGGCAGAACGGTACCATATCCGATATACTCAAAGATCGGACACAGGTGCaactcaaggacaaggctcGTAACCTCAAGCTGTTCTTCCTCAAGACCAACTCAGAGATGCCGTACTATCTACAGGCCGTAACTGGCGAACTCAAGACTCGCGCCCCTACACAGGCAGCCAGGAAGGAGGCGGAGGAACGCGCCAGGTTGAACTCGGAGGAGGATCAGGCTAGGATACAAGGCATAATGACACTGGCCGGGGGACTGCAGAACCCTCCACAAGGACGGGCAGCGGGAACACCAGCCTCAGCAGTCGGCCAGGCTGTCATGACACCCGCTCAAGCGGCGAGTGCAGCACAGGCCGCGTCGACGCAACACGGCTCGCCTGCGCAACATCAAACACCTACTCACTCTTACAACTCTGCCACTTCCTCGGGATATCCGCCCTCCTCGCTGCCGCAAGCCAGACCGAGCTTGATGACTGCTACACAACAGTCTCATCAGTCTACACCTCAGCAGCCCGCCCGGCCACAGGCACCTCACACTCCTCGAgcccagcagcaacacctgccgcaacagcaacaaccccAGAGCGCCATGCACTCTCCCGCTCAGGCTCGGTCCCACACGTCGACTCCTGTCGGGCAGATGCATCACTCGCCACCGGCTCACCACACCCCAACTCCTCAGCCCGCACCCGCGCAGCCTGCTCAGCCTCAATACTCTCCCCCTCAGCACTCGCAGCTCACATTCCCGTCGCCTCCACCCACAGCGCCCGTTCACACCATGCAGATGCCCCATGTACCTGCCCCTGAGCCTCAACACGATATGCACGACAACGCTGCGGAGGCAGCGCTACTCCAAGGCCTTCAGGCGGCGGTGGCAGAGTCGCTATGA
- a CDS encoding RRM domain-containing protein, producing MSTQAPQVLSRRANGVLPAPPSQTSETAKGKGSHDNSGPGKSRGRGSSARSTEANKKANEGDAPKPAKTKAHNEGEKLVIRRLPPGMTQEEFVSILGNAWELGKGRVDWFSFAPGKISTDPSKPSRPGRAYVHVMRKDDIMALNDAVRTAVWEDAKATFTNPSLIGPPSVEFAIYKKVPGNKKRTDARQGTIDQDPEFMAFLEDLANPAPPKENAEGEEGDDIGKAETKVTTTPLIEYLKEKKANKAKDGASSKNAKHGQGESKSGKGKGASKDDEPGKKKGKESRESKAEKTPKETVKILTKKASTEQSAEASKATTTKPTSDNAAQESAPKSRRAGILAAARILQRDLGLSPGSAHRKARQDAAKAEADAKTSTKETTPPATASTTTERPTSPVKSTETPPPVAKGRGASGAASKSQSSGRRTRGGKNSEKNKEKEKEKDKDNEKQKGKDKDKEGGPSQSQATPNPPVVLLKKKSTEVEPRRPATPTGTTSQPAPAQAQAAGSKANNAPGGSKGGSNKSGNAQKKPPTVSADATRGFVKHANPSQGVTEALLKQSLEVFGTITFVEIDKRKGFAYVDFAEHEGLVKAVTSSPITVAQGTVQVLERKDKKPANTATASGASGPAPPEKSSGRGRRARGGGNKAKDSGASKEGGGNSGATATAAAATTATNGGG from the exons ATGTCAACTCAGGCACCGCAAGTCCTGTCTCGGCGGGCAAACGGGGTTCTCCCGGCGCCGCCGAGTCAGACCTCGGAAACCGCAAAG GGAAAGGGTTCGCACGACAACAGCGGGCCCGGAAAATCCAGGGGGAGAGGCTCGAGTGCGAGATCTACTGAGGCAAACAAG AAAGCGAATGAAGGCGACGCCCCTAAGCCAGCCAAAACCAAGGCTCACAATGAGGGCGAGAAGCTCGTCATTCGCCGTCTTCCCCCAGGGATGACGCAGGAAGAGTTTGTGTCGATTCTTGGAAACGCCTGGGAATTGGGTAAGGGAAGGGTTGACTGGTTTTCTTTTGCTCCAGGCAAGATTTCCACCGA TCCCTCAAAGCCGTCTCGACCAGGTCGCGCTTATGTCCATGTGATGAGGAAAGACGACATCATGGCTTTAAACGATGCTGTTCGAACTGCAGTCTGGGAAGATGCCAAAGCTACTTTCACTAACCCATCGTTAATTGGACCTCCCTCGGTTGAGTTTGCCATCTACAAAAAGGTTCCAGGTAACAAGAAGCGAACCGACGCACGTCAAGGAACCATTGACCAGGACCCCGAGTTTATGGCCTTTCTGGAGGATCTCGCAAACCCTGCGCCGCCAAAGGAGAACGCTGAGGGCGAAGAAGGCGATGATATTGGAAAAGCAGAGACAAAGGTCACAACCACACCACTTATCGAGTacctgaaggagaagaaggcaaacAAGGCTAAAGACGGTGCTTCCTCTAAGAACGCTAAGCACGGACAAGGAGAATCTAAGAGCGGAAAGGGCAAAGGTGCCTCGAAGGACGACGAGccgggcaagaagaagggcaaggagtcGAGGGAATCCAAGGCGGAAAAGACTCCCAAGGAGACAGTCAAAATCCTGACCAAGAAGGCCTCCACTGAACAGAGCGCGGAAGCTTCCAAGGCCACGACCACGAAACCGACCAGCGATAACGCCGCTCAGGAATCGGCGCCCAAGAGTCGGCGTGCAGGTATCTTGGCCGCTGCTAGGATTCTCCAGCGCGACCTCGGCCTCAGTCCTGGCAGCGCTCATAGGAAGGCGCGTCAGGATGCGGCTAAGGCCGAGGCGGATGCAAAGACGTCGACGAAGGAGACCACGCCCCCTGCGACTGCAAGCACCACTACTGAGAGACCGACTTCCCCCGTCAAATCTACAGAGACACCCCCTCCAGTTGCGAAGGGCCGAGGTGCTTCTGGAGCCGCCTCCAAGTCTCAATCATCAGGTCGTAGGACTCGAGGCGGAAAGAACTCCGAGAAGAataaggagaaggagaaggaaaaagacAAGGACAATGAAAAGCagaagggcaaggacaaggacaaggagggcgGGCCAAGCCAATCTCAGGCTACACCGAACCCACCTGTCGTCcttctcaagaagaagagcactGAAGTCGAGCCCCGACGGCCAGCAACTCCAACGGGCACAACATCCCAGCCAGCACCTGCACAGGCGCAGGCTGCTGGGTCAAAGGCAAACAATGCACCTGGTGGTTCCAAGGGTGGTTCTAACAAGTCTGGAAACGCACAGAAGAAGCCCCCAACTGTTTCTGCAGACGCTACTCGTGGCTTTGTCAAGCACGCCAACCCCTCACAGGGCGTCACCGAAGCACTTCTCAAGCAATCGCTCGAAGTGTTTGGTACCATCACGTTTGTGGAGATCGATAAGCGCAAGGGCTTCGCTTATGTGGACTTTGCCGAGCACGAGGGTCTCGTAAAGGCAGTCACGTCAAGCCCCATCACCGTTGCGCAGGGTACGGTGCAGGTTCTGGAacgcaaggacaagaagccgGCGAACACGGCTACAGCATCGGGAGCTTCCGGGCCGGCCCCGCCGGAGAAGTCGTCCGGCCGTGGCCGACGCGCACGAGGTGGAGGCAACAAGGCAAAGGATTCGGGAGCCAGCAAGGAGGGTGGCGGTAACAGTGGTGCTACTgctactgctgctgctgccacaacagcaacaaaTGGCGGCGGCTGA
- a CDS encoding Required for respiratory growth protein 9, mitochondrial, translating to MMGCTCRVTPLRIFVQGLSQVHKLEASPSFIRLPASATRPALYQNHFALSRQARSIHVSKQLGQDTSSASFALASSDSDTNSSPKEESPAVSSEAPQPEHPTETPDSSESLPTPATPKYQPRKKVDSYGAKWSKNVKRETSSPHRREFKGASVEPPERPKGPSPGEPQSKVDMWKAQKAALKEKFPEGWRPRKRLSPDALAGIRALNAQFPDIYTTAALATKFEVSPEAIRRILRSKWQPSVKEEESRQERWFRRGKDVWEQKAALGIKPPQKWRREGVARDPSYHAWRQDAIQRNRENEEQDDREVHRGYRPRTGRGRS from the coding sequence ATGATGGGCTGTACATGCCGTGTCACGCCCTTGAGGATCTTTGTCCAAGGCCTATCTCAAGTTCACAAGCTTGAagcctcgccctccttcaTTCGCCTTCCCGCGTCCGCCACACGACCTGCCCTCTATCAGAATCACTTTGCCTTGTCGCGACAAGCTCGGTCCATTCATGTGTCAAAGCAGCTAGGCCAAGATACTTCCAGCGCAAGTTTTGCTCTGGCCAGCTCAGATTCGGATACCAATTCCTCTCCGAAGGAGGAATCTCCCGCCGTGAGCAGCGAGGCTCCCCAACCCGAGCATCCAACCGAAACACCAGACTCGTCGGAGTCCTTGCCCACACCAGCAACCCCCAAATACCAGCCTCGTAAGAAGGTCGACTCCTACGGTGCGAAATGGAGCAAAAATGTGAAGAGGGAAACAAGCAGCCCGCATAGGAGAGAATTCAAGGGTGCCTCTGTTGAGCCACCTGAGCGGCCCAAGGGACCTTCACCAGGCGAGCCGCAGTCAAAGGTGGATATGTGGAAGGCCCAGAAGGCGGCTCTGAAGGAAAAGTTCCCTGAAGGATGGCGTCCGAGGAAGCGTCTCTCCCCAGATGCGCTGGCCGGTATTCGCGCGTTGAACGCTCAGTTCCCCGATATCTACACGACGGCCGCCCTGGCGACAAAGTTTGAAGTATCGCCCGAGGCGATCCGTCGAATCCTCAGGAGCAAGTGGCAGCCCTctgtcaaggaggaggaatcgCGACAGGAGCGCTGGTTCCGCCGTGGCAAGGATGTCTGGGAGCAGAAGGCGGCCCTTGGCATCAAGCCGCCGCAGAAATGGCGCCGAGAGGGTGTTGCGCGAGACCCTAGCTATCACGCCTGGAGGCAAGATGCTATTCAGCGCAACCGAGAGAATGAGGAGCAGGACGATCGAGAGGTCCATCGAGGTTATCGACCTCGAACCGGGAGGGGCAGATCATGA
- a CDS encoding MPAB-Lcp-cat domain-containing protein: MYPHSHMSEFDDFRTVWGHDFYWTSKHKTAPEIAHLLYSYDKLATDALDRLDEFSPPTSKAWRCPHGAGDGQRDLYVLLQKYADSDEVLGQLWEEVSTVPEWVDWEQIERGQRVVYQYSAQILLGLLYKSLLGGMGAYRVVETLSRTGGFGVRVTRRRLLETLQHFMEVVEDIDAVKPGGKGYVSSVRVRLLHAAVRRRLMQLEHERPGYFDMDKWGVPINDLHSIGTISVYSVAIIYMALPRQGIYLTDQQITDYLALWRWVGYLLGTPVDWMATPAQAKAMMESVMTSEVAPSANSRILANNILTAEARIPPLHAPRELLAAQAYQLNGDDLAGALGIEKPRWHYRAIVWVQCVVLYWLSYTYPWLPTDMQRSRDRKFKSFAHFMIHSKKIGGIGESTKFEFQYLPRIGMLTELGQPEEPGEKEVVSSSGTLRLMTRHSKMPIRAVLVVGTIVGAVAVVSLARFVGSWSGWLRGVPRHLLSSVMAQTQLLQSLV; this comes from the exons ATGTATCCCCACTCTCACATGTCTGAATTCGATGACTTTAGAACAGTCTGGGGTCATGACTTTTACTGGACTTCGAAACACAAGACGGCGCCTGAGATTGCTCACTTGCTCTACTCATACGACAAGTTGGCCACAGACGCATTGGACCGTCTAGACGAGTTCTCGCCGCCGACCTCGAAAGCATGGAGGTGTCCTCATGGTGCGGGAGATGGCCAGAGGGACCTCTATGTTCTCCTTCAAAAGTACGCCGACTCAGATGAGGTTCTGGGTCAGCTATGGGAAGAGGTCTCGACAGTCCCCGAGTGGGTTGACTGGGAGCAAATTGAGCGTGGTCAACGTGTGGTTTACCAGTACAGCGCACAAATTCTCCTTGGG ctcttatataagtcACTACTAGGCGGCATGGGCGCATATCGTGTTGTCGAAACCCTCTCAAGAACAGGAGGCTTTGGAGTTCGAGTTACCAGACGCCGTCTTTTGGAGACACTACAGCATTTCATGGAAGTTGTCGAAGACATTGACGCTGTTAAGCCTGGTGGAAAGGGCTACGTCTCGTCAGTGCGGGTTCGATTACTACATGCGGCAGTTCGACGTCGGCTTATGCAACTGGAGCACGAACGGCCAGGCTATTTCGACATGGACAAGTGGGGAGTGCCGATCAATGATTTACACTCGATCGGCACTATTTCCGTTTATTCGGTAGCCATTATTTACATGGCTCTTCCACGACAGGGCATCTACTTGACAGATCAGCAGATAACCGACTATCTTGCACTATGGCGTTGGGTCGGATACTTGCTAGGCACGCCAGTGGACTGGATGGCTACGCCGGcgcaggccaaggccatgatggagtcTGTCATGACATCCGAAGTGGCACCGTCGGCCAACTCTCGCATCCTCGCCAACAACATCCTCACAGCCGAAGCACGTATTCCGCCACTACACGCACCCCGCGAACTTCTCGCTGCCCAGGCCTACCAACTCAACGGAGATGATCTAGCTGGTGCATTAGGCATTGAGAAGCCTCGATGGCATTACCGTGCAATCGTTTGGGTGCAATGCGTCGTCCTCTACTGGCTGAGCTATACTTACCCCTGGCTGCCGACTGACATGCAGAGGAGCCGGGACAGG AAATTCAAAAGCTTTGCGCATTTCATGATCCACAGCAAAAAGATTGGCGGCATCGGCGAATCCACCAAGTTCGAGTTCCAGTATCTCCCGCGCATTGGCATGCTTACGGAGCTGGGGCAACCCGAGGAGCCGGGCGAGAAGGAGGTCGTGTCGAGCTCGGGCACGCTAAGATTGATGACACGCCATTCCAAGATGCCCATCCGGGCTGTGCTCGTAGTCGGGACAATAGTCGGGGCCGTGGCCGTGGTCAGCCTCGCCCGGTTCGTGGGCTCATGGTCGGGCTGGCTGCGAGGCGTGCCGCGCCATCTGCTCTCGTCAGTCATGGCGCAGACGCAGTTGCTGCAAAGCCTCGTGTGA